The Pantoea sp. At-9b genome includes a window with the following:
- the cutC gene encoding copper homeostasis protein CutC produces the protein MTKLEICCYGIDCAMTAQLSGADRLELCSAPREGGLTPSAGVLEAVRREITIPVHPIVRPRGGDFCYTDREFETMKSDVALMRELGFPGLVIGMLDEDAHVDIPRMRQIMALCDGMAVTFHRAFDLCHSPKRALDVLSDLGIARILTSGQQQSAETGIPLLRELNEHSRGPIIMAGAGVRLSNLQKFLDSGLQEVHSSASRLVASPMRYRKAGVSMCSEAETDEFSRYCVDGDVVEAMKSMMQMNSVRVA, from the coding sequence ATGACGAAACTGGAAATATGCTGCTATGGCATCGACTGTGCAATGACTGCGCAGCTGTCCGGTGCTGATCGTCTGGAGCTGTGCAGCGCACCGCGCGAAGGCGGATTAACCCCATCAGCCGGTGTACTGGAAGCCGTGCGGCGTGAAATCACCATTCCGGTTCACCCCATTGTCCGGCCGCGCGGTGGCGATTTTTGTTACACCGATCGTGAGTTCGAAACCATGAAATCGGATGTGGCGCTGATGCGCGAACTGGGTTTTCCGGGGCTGGTCATTGGTATGCTGGATGAAGATGCGCATGTCGATATTCCCCGCATGCGGCAAATTATGGCGTTGTGTGACGGAATGGCGGTAACCTTCCATCGCGCCTTCGACCTGTGCCATAGCCCCAAACGTGCACTCGACGTGCTGAGTGATTTGGGCATTGCACGGATACTCACCTCGGGTCAGCAGCAAAGCGCAGAAACCGGAATTCCATTATTACGGGAACTAAATGAACACAGCCGTGGTCCAATCATTATGGCAGGGGCTGGTGTCCGTTTAAGCAACCTGCAAAAGTTTCTCGACAGTGGTTTGCAGGAAGTGCACAGCTCTGCCAGCCGCTTAGTGGCTTCGCCGATGCGCTACCGTAAAGCGGGTGTGTCGATGTGTTCAGAAGCGGAAACTGATGAATTCAGTCGCTATTGCGTTGATGGTGATGTGGTGGAAGCTATGAAAAGCATGATGCAAATGAACAGCGTCCGGGTCGCCTGA
- a CDS encoding MalY/PatB family protein, translated as MAFNFDQWIDRRHSDSLKWHKYGDQDVLPLWVADTDFRSPECIISAIKQRAEHGVFGYGDTPDGLIDITISRLEQRYGWRIQPEWIVLLPGVVSGLNLSVRAFTDHGQATVAPDPIYPPFRAAAKLAERGQVHLPLRLEGQRWLMDLHTASERLQGNERLLMLCNPQNPGGTAYRRAELLAQLAFAQQHDLIVCSDEIHCDLILTPGVEHIPFAALSEDAAQRSITLISPSKTFNIAGLGASMAIIPNPELRTRFKRTRQGIVPGVDILALVAAEAAWRGGDDWLAAQIDYLRANRDRLVEQVNALPGLSMVAPEATYLGWIDASQLGVDNPASFFEQHGLGFSPGRDFGDDRFVRFNFGCTRATLEEALVRLQRAVAARP; from the coding sequence ATGGCATTCAATTTTGACCAATGGATAGACCGTCGTCACAGCGATAGTTTGAAATGGCACAAATATGGCGATCAGGATGTGCTGCCATTATGGGTTGCCGATACCGATTTTCGCTCCCCTGAATGCATTATCTCTGCGATAAAACAGCGCGCTGAACACGGTGTTTTTGGCTATGGCGACACCCCTGATGGATTGATTGATATAACCATTTCTCGTCTTGAGCAGCGTTATGGCTGGCGGATCCAGCCCGAGTGGATCGTCCTGCTGCCCGGTGTGGTGAGCGGCCTCAATCTTTCGGTCCGTGCATTTACCGACCACGGGCAAGCTACCGTCGCGCCTGACCCGATTTATCCGCCGTTTCGCGCGGCCGCAAAGCTGGCTGAACGCGGACAGGTACACCTGCCGCTCCGATTAGAAGGTCAGCGCTGGCTTATGGATCTGCACACTGCCAGTGAAAGATTGCAGGGCAATGAACGTTTGCTGATGCTGTGTAATCCACAAAATCCTGGTGGCACCGCCTATCGCCGTGCTGAACTGCTGGCGCAATTGGCCTTTGCTCAACAGCATGATTTGATCGTCTGCTCCGATGAAATCCACTGCGATCTGATCCTCACCCCCGGTGTCGAGCACATCCCGTTTGCTGCCCTGAGCGAAGATGCGGCGCAGCGCAGCATTACCCTCATCTCCCCTTCCAAAACCTTCAACATTGCCGGTCTTGGTGCTTCGATGGCGATCATTCCCAACCCGGAGCTGCGCACACGTTTTAAACGAACGCGGCAAGGGATTGTGCCTGGGGTGGATATTCTGGCGTTAGTGGCAGCCGAAGCCGCCTGGCGTGGAGGAGATGACTGGCTGGCCGCACAGATCGACTATCTGCGTGCCAACCGCGACCGGCTGGTGGAACAGGTCAATGCGCTACCGGGGCTGAGTATGGTAGCCCCTGAAGCGACTTACCTCGGCTGGATTGATGCCAGTCAGCTTGGCGTCGATAATCCTGCAAGCTTTTTTGAACAGCACGGACTGGGGTTCTCACCGGGACGCGACTTTGGTGATGACCGTTTTGTCCGTTTCAACTTTGGCTGTACCCGAGCCACGCTGGAGGAAGCGCTGGTCCGGCTGCAACGGGCGGTTGCAGCACGGCCTTAA
- a CDS encoding VOC family protein, with translation MAMIFPSELKDLEQDLLRFEVALQQFAERLGLQLSEHDADHVAVRCHQYATAERWKQGLLQIGSQFSEAMINGRPICLFKLHQPLQLAGWQIDVIELPWPGEKLYRHEGWEHVEIVLEGEPETLGMRAMALLADEALTQPGISFKTSAPQGENERLPNPTLAVTDGQTTIKFHPWRLEEIVASEQN, from the coding sequence ATGGCGATGATTTTTCCTTCAGAACTGAAGGATTTGGAACAGGACCTGCTGCGCTTTGAAGTGGCATTGCAGCAATTTGCTGAACGTTTAGGGTTGCAGTTGAGCGAGCATGACGCCGACCATGTGGCGGTTCGCTGCCACCAATACGCGACGGCAGAGCGCTGGAAACAGGGGTTGCTGCAAATCGGTAGCCAGTTCTCTGAAGCGATGATCAACGGTCGTCCGATTTGTTTGTTCAAACTGCACCAACCGCTGCAACTGGCAGGATGGCAAATTGATGTGATTGAGCTGCCGTGGCCGGGAGAAAAACTGTATCGCCACGAAGGCTGGGAACATGTGGAAATTGTCCTGGAGGGTGAACCGGAAACGTTGGGGATGCGTGCCATGGCACTGCTGGCTGATGAGGCACTGACCCAGCCGGGTATTTCGTTTAAAACCAGCGCACCGCAGGGAGAAAACGAGCGTCTGCCCAATCCGACCCTGGCGGTAACGGATGGGCAAACGACCATCAAATTTCACCCCTGGCGGCTGGAAGAGATTGTCGCCAGCGAGCAGAATTAA
- the argS gene encoding arginine--tRNA ligase, translating into MNIQALLSDKVGQAMIAAGAPVDCEPQVRQSAKVQFGDYQANGIMAVAKKLGQAPRQLAEQVIQHLDLQGIASKVEIAGPGFINIFLDRQWLADQAAQALTLPRLGVSSVAAQTIVIDYSAPNVAKEMHVGHVRSTIIGDAAVRTLEFLGHHVIRANHVGDWGTQFGMLIAYLEKQQSEHHEDIALADLEAFYREAKRTYDEDEAFAERARGYVVKLQGGDEYCRTMWKKLVDITMSQNQKVYDRLNVTLTRKDVMGESLYNDMLPGIVADLKEKGLAVISEGATVVFLDEFKNKEGEPMGVIVQKKDGGYLYTTTDIACAKYRYETLHADRVLYYIDSRQHQHLQQAWTIVRKAGYVPESVPLEHHAFGMMLGKDGRPFKTRSGGTIKLADLLDEAVERALALVSEKNPEMSSDELQALAEVVGIGAVKYADLSKSRTTDYIFDWDNMLAFEGNTAPYMQYAYTRVLSVFRKAGIAADSLQGEIVLSEEREAQLATRLLQFEDVITQVARDGTPHVMCAYLYDLAGLFSGFYEHCPILTAEEEQVRNSRLQLAALTAKTLKQGLDTLGIKTVERM; encoded by the coding sequence GTGAATATTCAGGCTCTTCTTTCCGACAAAGTCGGTCAGGCAATGATCGCGGCAGGTGCGCCTGTCGATTGCGAACCACAGGTCCGTCAGTCCGCGAAAGTGCAATTCGGCGACTACCAGGCGAACGGTATCATGGCCGTGGCGAAAAAGCTCGGTCAGGCACCGCGTCAGCTGGCTGAACAGGTGATCCAGCATCTCGATTTGCAGGGTATTGCCAGCAAGGTTGAAATCGCGGGCCCTGGCTTCATCAACATTTTCCTCGATCGCCAGTGGCTGGCCGATCAGGCAGCCCAGGCCCTGACGTTACCGCGCCTTGGTGTCAGCAGCGTGGCAGCGCAGACCATCGTCATCGACTATTCTGCGCCGAACGTCGCCAAAGAGATGCACGTCGGTCACGTCCGTTCCACCATCATTGGTGATGCTGCGGTGCGTACCCTGGAGTTCCTCGGCCATCATGTGATTCGTGCTAACCACGTCGGTGACTGGGGTACGCAGTTCGGTATGTTGATTGCGTATCTGGAGAAGCAGCAGAGCGAACATCATGAAGATATCGCGCTGGCCGATCTCGAAGCCTTCTACCGTGAAGCCAAACGCACCTATGACGAAGATGAAGCCTTTGCCGAGCGCGCCCGTGGCTATGTGGTGAAATTGCAGGGTGGTGATGAATATTGCCGCACCATGTGGAAGAAACTGGTCGACATCACCATGAGTCAGAACCAGAAAGTGTATGACCGCCTGAACGTCACCCTGACGCGTAAAGATGTGATGGGTGAAAGCCTGTACAACGACATGCTGCCGGGCATCGTCGCTGACCTGAAAGAAAAAGGTCTGGCGGTGATCAGCGAAGGTGCCACCGTGGTGTTCCTTGATGAGTTTAAAAACAAGGAAGGTGAACCGATGGGCGTGATCGTGCAGAAGAAAGATGGCGGTTACCTCTACACCACCACCGACATTGCCTGTGCGAAATACCGTTACGAAACCCTGCATGCCGACCGCGTGCTGTACTACATCGATTCACGTCAGCATCAGCACCTGCAACAGGCCTGGACCATCGTGCGTAAAGCCGGTTACGTGCCGGAATCTGTCCCGCTTGAGCACCACGCGTTCGGCATGATGCTGGGTAAAGATGGCCGTCCGTTCAAAACCCGCAGTGGCGGCACCATCAAACTGGCCGACTTGCTGGACGAAGCGGTTGAACGCGCCCTGGCGCTGGTCAGCGAGAAAAACCCGGAGATGTCCAGCGACGAATTGCAGGCGCTGGCGGAAGTGGTGGGCATTGGTGCGGTGAAATATGCCGACCTGTCAAAAAGCCGCACCACCGATTACATTTTCGACTGGGATAACATGCTGGCCTTCGAAGGTAACACTGCGCCTTATATGCAGTATGCCTACACCCGTGTCCTGTCGGTATTCCGCAAAGCGGGTATCGCTGCCGACAGCCTGCAAGGCGAGATCGTCTTGTCTGAGGAGCGTGAAGCGCAACTGGCAACCCGCCTGCTGCAATTCGAAGATGTGATCACTCAGGTGGCACGCGATGGTACGCCGCATGTGATGTGTGCGTATCTTTACGACCTGGCAGGCCTGTTCTCTGGCTTCTATGAACACTGCCCGATTCTGACGGCAGAAGAGGAGCAGGTACGCAACAGTCGCCTGCAACTGGCGGCGCTCACGGCGAAAACCCTGAAGCAGGGCCTCGATACCCTCGGTATTAAAACCGTCGAACGTATGTAA
- a CDS encoding flagellar protein FlhE translates to MRRVWPGLFLLLPLWAVAADGAWHASVSGPSLGARGNWASSPPLRASGTVQGFISQVSWRYKLSRPAPSGLVVRLCANQRCVLLDGASGTTRGLAHVAADETLHLAFGFNGKGAVPPGLRVVSSEVTVNYQ, encoded by the coding sequence ATGCGTCGGGTATGGCCGGGTTTGTTCCTGCTGCTGCCCCTGTGGGCGGTGGCCGCCGACGGCGCGTGGCATGCCAGCGTCAGTGGACCGAGCCTCGGGGCGCGTGGCAATTGGGCCAGTTCGCCGCCGCTGCGCGCATCAGGTACGGTACAGGGCTTTATCTCTCAGGTTAGCTGGCGATATAAGCTGAGTCGTCCGGCCCCGTCCGGGCTGGTCGTGCGCTTGTGTGCCAACCAACGCTGCGTGTTGCTGGATGGTGCCAGCGGCACCACCCGCGGTTTGGCGCATGTGGCTGCGGATGAAACCCTGCATTTGGCGTTTGGCTTTAATGGCAAAGGGGCGGTGCCACCGGGTTTACGGGTGGTCAGCAGCGAAGTGACGGTGAATTATCAGTAG
- the flhA gene encoding flagellar biosynthesis protein FlhA produces MANLAEKLRLPGNFKDTQWQVLAGPVLIMMILSMMVLPLPAFILDLLFTFNIALSIMVLLVAMFTQRTLDFAAFPTILLFSTLLRLALNVASTRIILLDGHTGAAAAGRVVEAFGHFLVGGNFAIGIVVFIILVIINFMVITKGAGRIAEVGARFVLDGMPGKQMAIDADLNAGLIREDEAKKRRAEVTQEADFYGSMDGASKFVRGDAIAGIMIMVINVIGGLLVGVVQHGLDLGHAAETYTLLTIGDGLVAQIPALVISTAAGVIVTRVSTDQDVGEQMVGQLFNNPRVLMLSGGVIGLLGLVPGMPNFVFLLFTAALLGLAWWLRGRQMQPKKQPEASSVVKNQETPATVEASWTDVQLEDSLGMEVGYRLIPMVDHLQNGELLGRIRSIRKKVAQEVGFLPPVVHIRDNMELPPARYRILMKGVEIGSGDAYPGRWMAINPGTAAGTLPGEATVDPAFGLAAIWIDSALKEQAQIQGFTVVEASTVVATHLNHLIGQYASELFGRQEAQQLLDRVTQEMPKLTEDLVPGVITLTTLHKVLQNLLTERVSIRDMRTIIETLAEHAPVQTDAQELTSVVRVALGRAITQQWFPGNGEVQVIGLDATLERLLLQALQGGGGLEPGLADRLLHQAQDALQRQEMLGAPPVLLVNHPLRALLARFLRRNLPQLVVLSNMELTDNRQIRMTATIGGK; encoded by the coding sequence ATGGCTAATCTGGCCGAAAAGCTGCGGTTACCGGGCAACTTTAAAGACACACAATGGCAGGTGCTGGCCGGTCCGGTACTGATCATGATGATCCTGTCGATGATGGTGCTGCCGTTGCCGGCGTTCATCCTTGACCTGCTGTTCACCTTTAACATTGCGTTGTCCATTATGGTGCTGCTGGTGGCGATGTTCACCCAGCGCACGCTGGATTTTGCCGCTTTCCCTACCATTCTGCTGTTCTCCACCTTACTGCGCCTCGCGCTGAACGTGGCCTCCACCCGTATCATCCTGCTGGATGGTCATACCGGTGCGGCCGCCGCAGGCCGGGTCGTGGAAGCCTTTGGTCACTTCCTGGTCGGCGGTAACTTCGCCATCGGTATCGTGGTGTTTATCATCCTGGTGATCATCAACTTTATGGTCATCACCAAGGGTGCCGGACGTATCGCCGAAGTGGGAGCGCGTTTCGTCCTCGACGGCATGCCCGGCAAACAGATGGCGATTGACGCCGATCTTAACGCCGGTCTGATCCGTGAAGATGAAGCTAAAAAGCGTCGTGCAGAAGTGACGCAGGAAGCCGACTTCTATGGTTCGATGGACGGTGCCAGTAAGTTTGTGCGTGGTGACGCCATCGCCGGGATCATGATCATGGTGATTAACGTCATCGGTGGTCTGCTGGTCGGGGTGGTACAGCACGGGCTGGATCTGGGACACGCGGCGGAAACCTATACGTTGCTGACCATCGGTGATGGTCTGGTGGCACAGATTCCGGCGCTGGTGATCTCAACCGCTGCTGGTGTCATCGTAACGCGCGTCAGTACCGATCAGGACGTGGGCGAGCAGATGGTCGGGCAACTGTTTAACAATCCGCGTGTACTGATGCTGAGTGGCGGGGTTATCGGGTTGTTGGGTCTGGTGCCGGGCATGCCGAACTTCGTGTTTCTGCTGTTTACCGCCGCGTTGCTGGGACTGGCCTGGTGGTTGCGTGGACGTCAGATGCAGCCGAAGAAACAGCCGGAAGCGTCCAGCGTGGTGAAAAACCAGGAAACGCCAGCGACGGTGGAAGCTTCATGGACCGATGTTCAACTGGAAGATTCGCTGGGCATGGAAGTGGGTTATCGCCTGATTCCGATGGTCGATCACCTGCAAAATGGTGAACTGCTGGGACGTATTCGCAGTATCCGTAAAAAAGTGGCGCAGGAGGTCGGTTTCCTGCCACCGGTGGTGCATATTCGTGACAACATGGAACTGCCGCCAGCGCGCTATCGTATTCTGATGAAAGGGGTCGAGATCGGCAGCGGTGATGCCTATCCGGGACGCTGGATGGCGATCAACCCGGGTACGGCCGCCGGTACATTGCCGGGTGAAGCTACCGTCGATCCGGCGTTTGGGCTGGCAGCGATCTGGATTGACAGTGCCCTGAAAGAACAGGCACAGATTCAGGGCTTCACGGTGGTGGAAGCCAGCACCGTGGTGGCGACGCACCTGAATCACCTGATTGGCCAATACGCCAGCGAGCTGTTCGGTCGTCAGGAAGCGCAACAACTGCTGGATCGTGTGACGCAGGAAATGCCGAAACTGACCGAAGATCTGGTGCCGGGCGTGATCACCCTGACCACGTTGCACAAGGTGTTGCAGAACCTGCTGACCGAACGTGTGTCGATTCGCGATATGCGTACCATTATCGAAACCCTGGCGGAACATGCTCCGGTACAAACCGATGCGCAGGAACTGACCAGCGTGGTGCGTGTGGCACTGGGCCGCGCCATTACGCAGCAGTGGTTCCCGGGCAATGGTGAAGTACAGGTGATTGGTCTGGATGCCACACTGGAACGTCTGCTGTTGCAGGCCTTGCAGGGGGGGGGTGGTCTTGAACCGGGCCTGGCTGACCGTCTGTTGCATCAGGCACAGGATGCGCTGCAACGCCAGGAGATGCTGGGTGCACCGCCGGTGCTGCTGGTTAACCATCCGCTGCGCGCATTACTGGCACGCTTCCTGCGCCGTAATCTGCCGCAACTGGTGGTGCTGTCCAATATGGAGCTGACTGATAACCGTCAGATCCGTATGACGGCCACCATTGGAGGCAAATAA
- the flhB gene encoding flagellar biosynthesis protein FlhB: MADESSDEDKTESPTAHRLEKARQDGQIPRSRELTSLLMMLSGIMILWLGGTSIARRLASMVATGFRFDHGMVTDDKVIVAHISSLIGQAVLAVLPLMAGLVLVAIAAPMLLGGIVISGKSLSPDFTKLNPLSGLKRMVSGQTWAELLKAILKAVLVGLVAGWYIWSHWPEMLRLISESPMNALEHGMDMIAICCVLVMLGLIPMVGFDVFWQLYSYFKKLRMSRQDIRDEFKQQEGDPHVKGRIRQAMRAAARRRMMADVPKADVIVTNPTHYSVALQYNDKKMSAPKVIAKGAGEVALKIRELGKEHRVPILEAPPLARALYRHTEIGQFIPGALYAAVAEVLAWVWQLRRWKREGGLIPKKPHNLSVPAEMDIPGENRNDG; the protein is encoded by the coding sequence GTGGCTGACGAGAGTAGCGACGAGGACAAAACAGAATCGCCCACAGCGCACCGACTTGAAAAAGCACGGCAAGACGGGCAGATTCCGCGTTCGCGCGAGCTGACATCGTTATTGATGATGCTGTCCGGCATCATGATTTTATGGCTGGGTGGCACCAGCATTGCACGTCGGCTGGCGTCCATGGTGGCGACTGGCTTTCGTTTTGATCATGGCATGGTGACCGATGACAAGGTGATCGTGGCCCATATCAGCAGCCTGATTGGTCAGGCGGTGCTGGCGGTGCTGCCGCTGATGGCCGGACTGGTGCTGGTGGCCATCGCGGCCCCGATGTTGCTGGGGGGGATTGTCATCAGTGGCAAATCCCTCAGTCCGGATTTCACCAAACTCAATCCGTTGAGCGGCCTGAAACGCATGGTGTCGGGGCAGACCTGGGCTGAATTGCTGAAGGCGATCCTCAAAGCGGTGTTAGTGGGGCTGGTGGCGGGTTGGTACATCTGGTCGCACTGGCCTGAGATGCTGCGCTTAATCAGCGAGTCACCGATGAACGCGCTGGAACATGGCATGGACATGATTGCCATCTGTTGCGTGTTGGTGATGCTCGGCTTGATTCCGATGGTGGGCTTCGACGTTTTCTGGCAGCTGTACAGCTACTTCAAAAAGTTACGGATGTCGCGTCAGGATATCCGTGATGAATTCAAACAGCAGGAGGGCGATCCGCACGTCAAAGGGCGTATTCGCCAGGCTATGCGTGCCGCGGCTCGCCGCCGCATGATGGCCGATGTACCCAAGGCGGATGTGATTGTCACCAACCCGACGCACTACTCCGTCGCCCTGCAATATAACGACAAGAAAATGAGCGCACCGAAGGTGATTGCCAAAGGTGCCGGGGAAGTGGCGCTGAAAATTCGTGAACTGGGCAAGGAACATCGCGTCCCGATTCTCGAAGCACCGCCGTTGGCGCGTGCGCTTTACCGCCACACCGAAATTGGTCAGTTCATTCCCGGCGCGCTTTATGCCGCGGTAGCGGAAGTGCTGGCGTGGGTCTGGCAGCTGCGACGCTGGAAGCGTGAAGGCGGCCTGATACCGAAGAAACCTCATAATCTGTCGGTCCCGGCAGAGATGGACATTCCAGGAGAGAACAGAAACGATGGCTAA
- a CDS encoding SH3 domain-containing protein: MVNKSLVLTLLAVLTLAGCKAPPPPVTDDTLVTSEINGVKLVHRHAVAAPGEFTPVNESFRALYGASIMTTPDYGGKVVRYLETGKTFEVLGRVEHSWLAIADEAQGQLIGYVPPKAGVESSRYDATVRSDRPRPRRNKQVCVDVGGASKACRTNDTATWILD, translated from the coding sequence ATGGTGAACAAAAGTCTTGTGCTAACACTGCTGGCGGTGCTCACGTTAGCGGGCTGCAAAGCCCCTCCGCCGCCAGTCACAGATGACACCCTGGTAACCAGTGAAATCAATGGGGTTAAACTGGTTCATCGTCATGCGGTGGCAGCACCTGGCGAATTCACGCCGGTCAATGAGAGCTTCCGGGCATTGTACGGCGCATCCATCATGACTACGCCTGATTATGGCGGCAAAGTGGTGCGCTACCTGGAGACCGGTAAGACCTTTGAGGTGCTGGGCCGGGTTGAGCACAGCTGGCTGGCGATTGCTGATGAAGCCCAGGGGCAGTTGATCGGTTATGTGCCGCCCAAAGCAGGCGTCGAGAGTAGCCGCTATGATGCCACCGTGAGAAGTGACCGCCCGCGTCCCCGCCGCAACAAACAGGTCTGTGTTGACGTGGGGGGCGCCAGCAAGGCGTGCCGCACCAACGATACCGCGACCTGGATCTTAGACTAA
- the icmH gene encoding type IVB secretion system protein IcmH/DotU, whose translation MTQEALARDVTIAGNDNLLLTAAAPILNAVVQIRQAATHDDPAGLRQLLIDEIRQFEQRCKMAGLPFEMIIGARYCLCSLLDEAAAQTPWGTRGVWSGNGMLVTFHNESWGGEKVFQLLSRISQNPQQHFWLLEVIHYCLLLGYEGRYRGSENGQAQCEIIRKRLAHLIAETRPGYSAESPQLVEVHPLVSSLSRPMVPLWACVTLAALVACLIYSGLNWRLGNAAEPLLRAIYQTPLPQITPGRRPTSPQALLDLHQRLNDVIAAGQLEVSDGAFGSKVIIPADKLFAADGTVVNQVGRALLAHVASAMKTVKGTVLVSVYTDNSPVDGRFVSSYEFSFARARAIAQLLNPQLAEGHSVKAEGRGDSNPLLPNDSNENRARNRRVEITLFAAPETLSNHQGGQ comes from the coding sequence ATGACTCAGGAAGCCCTGGCACGAGACGTGACCATCGCGGGCAATGATAACCTTTTATTGACTGCCGCAGCCCCGATCCTCAATGCCGTCGTACAGATTCGGCAGGCCGCTACACATGACGACCCCGCTGGCTTACGTCAGTTGTTGATCGATGAAATCCGTCAGTTTGAACAACGCTGTAAAATGGCTGGCTTGCCGTTTGAGATGATCATTGGCGCACGCTATTGCCTGTGCAGCCTGCTGGATGAAGCGGCGGCACAAACCCCATGGGGCACGCGCGGCGTCTGGTCAGGTAACGGCATGTTAGTGACTTTCCACAACGAAAGCTGGGGCGGCGAAAAGGTATTCCAGCTGCTGTCACGCATCTCGCAAAACCCCCAACAACATTTTTGGTTGCTGGAAGTGATCCACTATTGCCTGCTGCTGGGCTACGAAGGCCGCTATCGCGGCAGCGAAAATGGCCAGGCACAATGTGAAATTATTCGTAAGCGCCTCGCCCACCTGATTGCAGAAACCCGTCCGGGGTATAGCGCTGAGTCGCCGCAACTGGTTGAGGTGCATCCGCTGGTTAGCAGCCTGTCACGCCCCATGGTACCACTCTGGGCCTGCGTCACTTTGGCGGCACTGGTCGCCTGCCTGATTTACAGCGGCCTGAACTGGCGTCTTGGCAATGCGGCGGAACCCCTGCTGCGGGCCATCTATCAAACACCCTTGCCGCAGATTACGCCGGGCCGTCGTCCAACGTCACCACAGGCGTTGCTCGATCTGCATCAGCGCCTGAACGATGTTATCGCAGCTGGACAGCTGGAGGTGAGCGATGGTGCCTTCGGCAGTAAAGTGATCATCCCCGCCGATAAGCTGTTTGCTGCCGATGGGACCGTGGTCAATCAGGTTGGGCGTGCACTGCTGGCGCACGTAGCCAGCGCGATGAAAACGGTAAAAGGGACGGTGCTGGTGTCGGTGTATACCGATAATAGCCCGGTCGATGGACGTTTTGTCTCCAGCTATGAATTTTCCTTTGCCCGCGCCCGCGCGATCGCGCAATTGCTTAATCCGCAATTGGCCGAGGGGCACAGCGTAAAAGCCGAAGGTCGTGGCGATAGCAATCCGCTGTTGCCTAATGACAGCAATGAAAACCGCGCCCGTAATCGCCGGGTGGAGATCACCTTGTTTGCCGCACCGGAAACCCTTAGCAATCACCAGGGAGGCCAGTGA